CTAAGATGCTAACAGACCGCGCTCGAGTCGGCCTTTGAAGTGAACTAACGAAGGGTTTCATTCCCCTTTGGAAGCTAGGATTAGCGTTCATTACAAGAAGAGCATTTCCTCGTCCTGGTTGGGGGTGGAGAGCGCCCCCCAGGCAGAGGTCCCCCCACTgatgcttttctctctctcccacgcAGTTCCATGTTCATCCGCTGGCCCGGCTGCTCTCTAGGAAGCCATGCTTGGATCCTTATAGCCATGTTTCAGCTCGCCCTGGATCTGCCCGCGTGTGAGTCCCTGGGCCCGGGCCCCGAGTTCCGGCTGCTGCCCCGGCTGCCCCACCGGCCACCCCGCTTGTGGAGTTTTAAGAGCGGACAGCCCGCCCGGGTCCCAGCGCCCGTGTGGAGCCCCCGGCCGCCCCGCTTGGAGCGTGGTCACAGTCACGGGCAGATGCTGAGTCCCCGGGCCCGACGGGCGCACAGACCCAGGGACCAGGTGGCCGCTCTGGGGCCCAAAGGGGGGCTGGCCAAGCCCCCAGCTGCTGCCAAATCCAGCCCTTCCCTGGGCCCCTCATCCTCTGCGGGGGGCAGTGGAGCTCCCACGGACCAGCAGGCCCTCCTGCGGAGGGGGAAGAGGCACCTGCAGGGGCCCGCCTTCAACAGCTTTGACTTCCAAGGCAGCAGGCCCACCACGGAGACGGAGTTCATTGCCTGGGGGCCCACGGGGGAGGAGGAGGCCCCGGAATCCAATACATTTCCAGGCGTTTATGGCCCCACCACGGTCTCCATCTTCCAAACACGGAAGACAGCTGTGGCCACTGCCACCGCCACCGCCACCACGGCCACCTCCGTGACACTGCAGACTCAGGGGCTCACCGAGCCCCTGGACCCCAGGAGTGGGAAACCGGTTGGGGTAAGCACAACGGAGCCTTCCACCAGCCCCAGCAGA
The genomic region above belongs to Phocoena sinus isolate mPhoSin1 chromosome 1, mPhoSin1.pri, whole genome shotgun sequence and contains:
- the AJAP1 gene encoding adherens junction-associated protein 1 is translated as MFIRWPGCSLGSHAWILIAMFQLALDLPACESLGPGPEFRLLPRLPHRPPRLWSFKSGQPARVPAPVWSPRPPRLERGHSHGQMLSPRARRAHRPRDQVAALGPKGGLAKPPAAAKSSPSLGPSSSAGGSGAPTDQQALLRRGKRHLQGPAFNSFDFQGSRPTTETEFIAWGPTGEEEAPESNTFPGVYGPTTVSIFQTRKTAVATATATATTATSVTLQTQGLTEPLDPRSGKPVGVSTTEPSTSPSRDSGKVSKPPRVLGETSGLAVHQIITITVSLIMVIAALITTLVLKNCCAQSGNPRRNSHQRKANHQEESCQNLTDFTTARVPSSLDIFTAYNETLQCSHECVRASVPVYTDETLHPAGEYKSTFNGNRPSSSDRHLIPVAFVSEKWFEISC